The proteins below are encoded in one region of Dromaius novaehollandiae isolate bDroNov1 chromosome 9, bDroNov1.hap1, whole genome shotgun sequence:
- the PDCD1 gene encoding programmed cell death protein 1: MALGVGRTTWSHTDAALASFCAALLCCGPVLGGSRLVTFFPAMLTLPAGGSATFFCNISMKSVSGLEYSLNWYKETNHSQPQKIAEISRNNPQTKTEKYLLTNHTPAFKIEILNLHQNDSGSYYCGLIAFFQPDKVIESNRSHLVVTAAPEKINATDEPQIEESDPPDHIKAVLVGILLLVGAVVLLIFGYLTVTHRRRDVQKPPSENVPTKEEKPPVVSVPTVDYGVLEFQWDQRTQTPPEIQPADQTEYATIIFPEEKPVTPERGKKNQNQRSWQVQPQPC, encoded by the exons ATGGCTCTCGGCGTGGGGAGGACGACGTGGAGCCACACGGAcgctgccctggccagcttctgCGCCGCCCTGCTGTGCTGCGGCCCCGTCCTGGGGGGCTCCCGGCTGG TGACCTTCTTCCCAGCCATGTTGACTCTCCCTGCAGGTGGCTCAGCCACCTTCTTCTGCAACATCTCCATGAAGAGCGTCTCTGGCTTGGAGTACAGCCTCAACTGGTACAAAGAGACCAACCACAGCCAGCCTCAGAAAATCGCTGAGATCAGCCGTAACAACCCCCAGACGAAGACGGAGAAGTACCTGCTCACGAACCACACTCCTGCCTTCAAGATTGAGATCCTGAACCTTCACCAGAATGACTCAGGCTCCTACTACTGTGGGCTGATCGCCTTCTTCCAACCTGATAAAGTGATTGAGAGCAACCGGTCCCACCTCGTGGTCACAG CAGCTCCTGAGAAAATAAACGCCACTGATGAGCCTCAGATAGAGGAAAGCGACCCCCCAGACCACATCAAGGCTGTGCTCGTAGGTATCCTGTTGCTGGTTGGCGCTGTTGTGCTTCTGATCTTTGGCTACCTCACCGTCACACATAGGAGAAGAG ATGTGCAAAAACCACCGAGTGAAAATGTGCCAACG AAGGAGGAGAAGCCCCCTGTGGTGTCTGTGCCCACTGTGGACTACGGCGTGCTGGAGTTTCAGTGGGACCAGCGCACGCAGACGCCCCCCGAGATACAGCCAGCTGACCAGACTGAATATGCCACCATCATCTTCCCGGAGGAAAAACCAGTTACGCCAGAGCGGGGGAAGAAAAACCAGAACCAGAGGAGCTGGCAAGTGCAGCCACAGCCCTGCTGA